AATATCGGACATATAAGACTAGAcaaggagttttttttttttgacacaagacTAGAGTTGGAAGCATGATTATAGCAACAACCGGTGCAATACATAAGATAATATCATAGATAACTTGATAACTAGCATTGTCCTTTTTAGAATGAGAAAAACAATATGCATAATTTTATCCTTTCACTCGATCGTAGCCATCTTTTTCGCCACGTCACCTCACTTAAcctcactttcttgatatgacaagGAATGTTGAAACATTCTTATTGGTTGAATGTGTACAGTTTTTTTATTCCGTCTGCTTATATCCATTAAACTCTTTTAGAATACAAACAATTACGTTAATTAATTTCTGTAATAGATTTTTTCCTTTTCCGGAAAACTAACTCAATCTTAAACTTTCTATAAAAATCGCTCCAAAGATCTATGGTCAGaaataatacaataaaatcaaatatcaccttataaaAAACACGCATTTGTCTCACCGAAAACAAGAAGAGTGAATATCCATTTTGATCCCCATAAATTTTTGTACAGgtcaatacaatttttttaaaaaaaataaaattcaaattagtcCATAACATTTCATATTGGAGACAAGCTAGTCTccaatttgttataaaataggGACTAATTTAAcccaatataaaaatatcaaagactaattgagttttatttttgttaggcCTAAATCGTaccgtttttttttaataaaagatcaAAATGAGTCTTCACTCAAACACAAATAAGCCGTTCAgaatatgaatttatttgatACTCCCCCCCGTCTCAAtataattgtcacattttatCACTGCACACTTGCCGATGTATAATTTTGATcgtgaatatattttgttgtgtattattaaaaattatgaaaaattgatattttgatagtactcaTTGAGACAAATCTAATAAGACcccatatgctaatatttatatttatacattaataaaaaaacgaaaatgctaaatagtgccccaaGACACTGGTTAAACATGTTAAAGTATAAATTTTGTCTCGAAATGTGTGTATTCAATAcctcaaaagtataaaaagttgtcttttccatgttaattttattttttatttccttttttggtatgcttaacgaGTGTCATGGGAGCACTGTTTAACAAcactcaataaaaaaaatggtcaaagtagcttatatgaatagtgcacaaggtgacaattattttgggacggagggagtataatggTAAGGTAAGGAAGCTCCGCAACTCCAACATCAAATCGGGCAATTCCTCTTGCAGCCCGCCCTTGTGACATCAACAAACAAAGCGAGTTGAGCATGAAGACTTTATCGGAGATGACTTCTCTCAATAGGCAAGTAGCGCCCAATCGAGATTCTTTCATACCCACTCGGTCAATTCTATGAAATTCTTTCACATTGAAGAATATATAATTCAATTGAAATCGAATGAAAGACACATTTCAACATTtctaaagaaaattaaattggtCATTAATATTTTAGACCAATAAAAAATAGCGAACACCCATATACCGATctcttataaataaaatttaatgtcatattattttattttcatataaatatgattttttaaaaaaaatttattagatGGATTGCTTTACAAATACTATactcaaccaaaaaaaaaaatctcgaTTTAGATGGATTGCTTTAAGAATTGTTacctaaaaatattttcttaaaagatttagtcaaaaaaaaaatcccaccAGATAAatgtctattaaaaaatttaaaattacataataattttgacataatttaatttttagtataatatTTAAGgagagaagaaaagaaaagaatactCGAGCCGCAAATAAAACAGAATACGCGACTGCGTTTCCTTCTCCTCTCGTTAATCTCTGTGAGTTGATAATAAAGAACTCGGAAATATTTCTACACGAAAAGGTGTGCCaaaatttagggtttttgttttttcacttCAATTTTATGTCTTTGTTATGTGTTTAGTGATATGAAATTGTTGTGAATCTCTGTTATTGGAAACCTGTAAATTGTTAATTATGATGTTTTTGAGATTGGTTTGTGAAATTTGAATTCAGTAGGTTAGATTTTGAGCTTGATTTTGAAATTATGGAACCTTCAACAGGACTTGAATTTGTATGTATGTGATAACTGATAAGTTACCCTCACAAGCACATTGATTTTGTATGAAGGGGAAAAAAGACGAAATAGTGATAacttttttattgattattctGTCGAAGAAGGGTAGTTTTAGATGAAATACATTGCAAGTTTTGAGGGGTTTGATTTGATATATGCTTTAATCTCGATTTATCTGTTTTTTAGGTTTAGGTTATAATGAATGTTTAGGTTTAAATTAAGCATGTTGGAGGTGTTCGATAGATGTTTTAATCTGGATTgaatttgatttgtttcttaGATTTAGGTTTTCATGTTTTATAAGAATGCTAGGGTTTTACGTTTAGGTTACATTCAAATGTTTTTTTAGAGTCGAATGTCATTTACAAATTTATGTAGCTGATTACTGCCTTCATTAATGATTTTAGGCTTGgttattattgttttgttgaTCTATTTGATATTAAATGTAACATGCTTAAATAATTTAAGCTATTTGCAAGCTGCTTGTGAcaaatattgttatttttcgCTTCAGGCGGGAAATACTATATCTTTGCAATAATTATTCACTACATCTGTCCTTGTCGTATTTGATAGTTTTTGCGTTATGTTTTGTTATTCAGCCATTAATTGGCATTATTGTTGTGGGTTAAACTACTTTTGTCTGCTGTTATATTGTCGTCTTTTTGAAGTGTTattgatataaaatattttactgTTGTAACTGAAATAATGTTAGATTCTGTTGTTGATTCAGGATTCCTGCTAGTTCTGCGGTAGCAGATTCCGAGGTGAAGGTGCACGTTGAAGTTTCTTTCATGTTTGAACAGGAAACCATCCATTTGGGAGCAATTGAGTTGCTTAGAGAGTGTTTTTGGTCTTCTAAGAAAAAGAACAAGCCGTTACCTAGAAAACTCAGCTGTATGTATCGTGCCCCATACCAGGAATATACTGAGCTCTGTTGTTTCTATCTGCAGCCTCCTCCAATCTCTGAAGGAGAGTCTTTGTGATCTTTATCAGCAAATCAACGTTACTAACTGTGATATTCTGTTCTGTTTATCTGAGACCTCCTGCATTTAATTCATCATGGCCTTACAGAACATTGGTGCTGGCAACAGTGATGATGCCTTCTACAGGTATAAGATGCCTAGAATGATTACCAAAATTGAGGGCAGAGGCAATGGCATCAAAACGAATATTGTCAATATGGTTGATATTGCAAAAGCTTTAGCAAGGCCGGCTGCTTACACAACAAAGTATTTTGGTTGTGAACTTGGAGCACAGTCAAAATTTGATGAGAAAACTGGGACTTCTCATGTCAACGGAGCACACGACACTGCAAAACTTGCTGGTCTTCTTGAGAACTTCATTAAGAAATATGTCCAGTGTTATGGTTGTGGAAATCCTGAAACTGAGATCATAATTACCAAGAATCAAATGATCCAGATGAAATGTGCTGCTTGTGGTTTTGTGTCTGACGTGGATATGAGAGACAAGCTTACTACTTTCATCATTAAGAACCCACCAGAAACAAAGAAAGGTTCCAAAGACAAGAAGGCCATGAGGAGAGCTGAGAAGGAGAGACTGAAGGCAGGCGAAGCAGCTGATGAGGAGCTGAAAAAACTGAAGAAAGAGGTCGTCAAGAAGAAAGTAACTTCTAAGGAAGCCACCACAAAATCAAGCTCTTCAAGGAATAAAGAAAATGGCTCTGATGAAGATCATTCTTCTCCTACTCGAAGTCCAACTGATGAGAAGGACGAtgctgaagatgaagatgatgttgaATGGCAAACAGACACATCACTGGAGGCTGCTCGTCAACGAATCCAAGAACAGTTAAGTGCTGTGACGGCTGATATGGTCATGCTGTCCACAACTGAACCTGAACCAGAGAAGGAGAAAGCAGCCACTAAGGTAAGTGATAATCCTGGTAATGGTAACTCCATGAACTACAAGACTCTGGTTGGTGAACTCAAAGCTGATTTGAAGAACGGTGCTTCGGCCAAAGAATTGGTGACCCATTGGGCATCACTTCCTGTCTCTCCACAAGAAAAGATGAGTGCTCTGTACGAAGCCCTATTTGGGGACATTGAGAAAGGGTTTGCAAAAGAAGCAATCAAGAAGAAGAACTACCTTGCTGCTGCAGTTGCTGAGGAAGAGGGTATGCCGCTGCTGTTGCTGCGTGCAATTGAGGAATTTTCTTTGAAGTCCACTTCCTCTGCACTTAAGGAGGTTGCTCTGGTTCTGAAGGCACTCTACGATGCTGATGCGTTGGAGGAAGAACACATATTGCAGTGGTATCAAGAAGGGCTGAAAAGTGATAACAAGAACTCTCAGATTTGGAAGAACGTTAAACCCTTCATTGAGTGGCTTCAGAGTGCAGAATCAGAGTCCGAGGAAGAGTAATGTGCCGTGCTGTCCGGGATTGTTTGCGTTTTTTGCTTTGGCCGTGTcttttattttgaataaaaagggGTCTTGTTTTTACCCTTGTGTCGTTGTGTTCAGTTTTAAAACTTCGACATTGTGGTGTGTCTTTGTTTC
This genomic interval from Trifolium pratense cultivar HEN17-A07 linkage group LG6, ARS_RC_1.1, whole genome shotgun sequence contains the following:
- the LOC123888757 gene encoding eukaryotic translation initiation factor 5-like codes for the protein MALQNIGAGNSDDAFYRYKMPRMITKIEGRGNGIKTNIVNMVDIAKALARPAAYTTKYFGCELGAQSKFDEKTGTSHVNGAHDTAKLAGLLENFIKKYVQCYGCGNPETEIIITKNQMIQMKCAACGFVSDVDMRDKLTTFIIKNPPETKKGSKDKKAMRRAEKERLKAGEAADEELKKLKKEVVKKKVTSKEATTKSSSSRNKENGSDEDHSSPTRSPTDEKDDAEDEDDVEWQTDTSLEAARQRIQEQLSAVTADMVMLSTTEPEPEKEKAATKVSDNPGNGNSMNYKTLVGELKADLKNGASAKELVTHWASLPVSPQEKMSALYEALFGDIEKGFAKEAIKKKNYLAAAVAEEEGMPLLLLRAIEEFSLKSTSSALKEVALVLKALYDADALEEEHILQWYQEGLKSDNKNSQIWKNVKPFIEWLQSAESESEEE